CTGGCGAATACCGCACCGCGAACGGTCGCACGATCACCTTCTACCCTGCCTCCATCACCTCTAAGCGGCGCGTGCAGGGACTCTCCGACGAGGGTGACGAGGCCGTACCCTACACCTTCGGCGAGGAGTACAACACGCCCATGAAAGTTGTCATCCTGCCTGACGGCTCGGCCTATCGGGTGGAGAAGACCGACCTGGGGCTCACCATCCACCGTGTCACCCAAGACGAGGAGGGTCTCTGGACGGGCGACGGCGAGGAGATCATCCGCAATGCGCGGCGCACACGTTTCCTCTCGGAGCTGGACGATCTGCCGGGCGACTTCCCCTGCACCGCCATGCGGGCCCTGACGATAGGGCAGCTGAGCCGCCTTGCCGACGTGGATCTCCGAATCATGCGCAACGAGATCTATGCCCGCCGCGGACTGCGTTTCGCCGGCGGCGGAGAGATGCAGCGACATTTCGAGTCGAAAGACTGGTATCACCCCGAGGCCGACGACGTCTCCGACCGACTCACCGAGCTGGATGCGCTCAACATCTCCATGATCCGACGTGCGGAGGAGATGATGACTAACGAGACCTGCCAGCATTGAGATGGATAAGAAACAAGGATGAATGATCCATGATTCTCCCCGGAGATACACCGGGGAGCATGGTGCCGCCCATTGAGAATCGATCACTGACCACTACTTATTAACCACCCATCCCCCAAAAACGCCGATGAACGCAATACATTTCCTACTCAGCCCCTTGGCCGTGCTACTGGTAGTCCTCGCCCGATGCGACGACGGGAACGAGATGCCCGGCCGTCACCCCACGCCCGAGCCTACGGCCGTCCGCATCGACCCCACGGCCCACATCTGGAGCGACGGCTACTACGCCTTCGTGGTCAGTCGGACTAACGGCGGAGCGTTCCGCTTCCGCGGTGTCTCCTGTCGTAAACGCGAGGCCGACGTCAGCTTCCAGCTCGTCCCCGACGGTCGGGACGGCGCTGACTACCACATCGAGGGCCACGGACGCGCCTTCAAGAACGCCCGCTCGGGCGACGCCGTCCGCTTTGAGGGATTCGACGGCACGGCCTACCTCGTCGCCCGTGACGAGCGGGGACGCGCCTGCGCCGCCCTCGAGATCATCGCCCCACGGCCCGCAAGCGCAGGCGACGGCTATCGGCCCTACGAGGAGCTGATCCGCACCGTGGAGCGACACATGGCTTACTACTACCTCTCGGGCGAATACCGCACCGATGAGGGTCGCACGATCCGCTTCTCGCCCGACCGCCAGGCCGTCAGCGGACTCACCGCCGGCGGTGGCGAAGTGGCGTACACCTTCGCCCGCGAAGGGGGCAACCCGGTGAACGTCATCCTGCTGCCCGACGGATCGGCTTACCATGTCTTCAAAGGCAGCGTTTCGAGAGGGCTGAATAAGTGCGACGCCCTCATCATCCGCCGTGCTACGCGCCGGGGCGACCGCTGGGTGGACGGCGACACCGTGGCCTGTCTCTGCACCATCCGCCGCTACTTCGAGACCGAGAGCGTGCCCGGCGAATACCCCTTCCCCAGCATGCGCATCCTGACCTACGGCATCATGCAGCAATTCAGCTTCGAGGAAGCCAGACTCCTCTCTTTCGAGCTGACCGCCCGCTACGGCGCTCGCTTCTCTTACCCGGTGAGGGAGATAGAGCGCCAGCGCTGGTATCAGCGCATGAAGAAGCGCGACGTGAAGCAAGACGATCTCTCCCCCTTGGAACGTATCAACTACGACCTCCTCCGCTGGGATCAGGAGCATGGCTCAAAGCGCCCCTACCCCTGGGAGTCGTCCGAGGGCAACGGCGGATGGAGGGAGTCGGACATCCAAGAACTTCGATAATCCCCAATCGGCCATTGACCCATTTAGGTTGATAATTGACCATCGATAATTCTCACAGATATGAAAACAAAAAACTCTCCCCTCATTCTCACGCTACTCCTCGCCCTCCTCGCCTTCTCCGCTGCCCACGCACAGAGCGACGGCAATAAGCAATGGGGTACCCACGTCTTACGCGTACACATCCAGCCCGGCAAGCGGCCCACGATCGCCGACTTCGCCCGCGCCTTCCTCCAGCAATATCCCACCCCGCTCAACACCGCCGCCTTGGCCAAGCTCGACGGCAAGGCACCACAGCCGAAGAACTGCACATTGGAATACCTCCTCGACGCCCCCAGCGGCTATCTGAAATACAGCTTCCATGAGAATACCTGCAACCGGACCGACTACCCGACGATGGAGATGTGCTACTGGCGCACCGAGGCGGGCCACTGCTTAGTGGCCGTCAATGGCAACACCTACAGGGGCAACCTCCTCCTCGTTTTTTACGACTACAACCCCACCACCGGACTCATGACGCCTCTCTCCAAGCCACCCTTCAAAGACCTCCATGACGACGTCCGAGAGTTCATCGTCCAACTCCCCCGCAAGGGCAAAGACATCCGCCTGGAAGGCTGGTCAGACCGAAGCGCCCCCGCCCCCCTCACCCTCCGCTGGGACGGACTGGGCGGATTCACCCTGGTCGGCGCCGCCGAACGCTATCGGCAGCCCGGGGCCGGTCTTTATCAAAACGGCCAGTTCCCGGCCACATTCAAGACTCGCTTCGGAGACTCCGACGAATACCCGACCCCTTTCAATATTCACTTCGGGAAAGCCGACGAATCCATTCCGCGATATAACGGGCCCAGCAGCTCCGCCACCCATCCCATCACACCCGGCGGCTTCTGTTACGACATCACCGTGAAAAAGGTGCAGACGGGGAGGGCGTACATCCATTACGCTCAAATGTCTGAGAATCCCACTGACGAGCCCTCATACGCTTACGCTTGGGTCGACTGTTCCTCGCTCTACGTCTTATTACGCTCCAGACACGAAAGCGTCGCCATGACCCTCTTCGCCGAGCCCACCCGCACCTCGCGCCCCCT
The sequence above is drawn from the Tannerella serpentiformis genome and encodes:
- a CDS encoding YARHG domain-containing protein, translated to MKTTKHLFYAGLMALLLGLMILGAAPIEAQTGKHDLTRRTWSDGFTAYTVRRGTGGLLLFEGGSLYEGGYAFALKPEGGDFYRLQPAPGRSDIPILGEPGNIVRLRPYGPEMYLVVYDEKNLPFSVLAPIRDLRQRIEDDLSNYYLAGEYRTANGRTITFYPASITSKRRVQGLSDEGDEAVPYTFGEEYNTPMKVVILPDGSAYRVEKTDLGLTIHRVTQDEEGLWTGDGEEIIRNARRTRFLSELDDLPGDFPCTAMRALTIGQLSRLADVDLRIMRNEIYARRGLRFAGGGEMQRHFESKDWYHPEADDVSDRLTELDALNISMIRRAEEMMTNETCQH